In a genomic window of Streptomyces pristinaespiralis:
- a CDS encoding YccF domain-containing protein has translation MKTILNVIWLVLSGFWLFLGYLAAGLILCITIIGIPFGLAAFRIGIYALWPFGYTTTDRRDSGAPSLVGNVLWLILAGWWLALGHIVTGLALCLTIIGIPFGVANFKLIPVSLMPLGREIVPTDQPFAAR, from the coding sequence ATGAAGACAATCCTGAACGTCATATGGCTGGTCCTGAGCGGCTTCTGGCTGTTCCTCGGTTACCTTGCGGCAGGGCTGATCCTCTGCATCACCATCATCGGGATCCCCTTCGGCCTGGCTGCCTTCCGCATCGGGATCTACGCCCTCTGGCCATTCGGTTACACGACGACGGACCGCCGCGATTCCGGTGCGCCGTCCCTGGTCGGCAATGTCCTGTGGCTGATCCTGGCCGGCTGGTGGCTGGCCCTGGGCCACATCGTCACCGGCCTCGCTCTCTGCCTCACGATCATCGGGATCCCGTTCGGCGTCGCCAACTTCAAGTTGATCCCTGTGTCGCTGATGCCGCTGGGCAGGGAGATCGTCCCGACCGATCAGCCGTTCGCGGCGCGTTGA
- a CDS encoding NAD(P)-dependent oxidoreductase, whose protein sequence is MKLTVFGATGGIGGQIVRQALAAGHHVTAVVRDPARFTVTGQRLEVVGSRLDDPQALREAVAGRDAVLSGLGPRRRSDAGVAARLTRSVLTAMEAEGTRRLLVVSAAPLGTAPEREPLRDRAMLSVVGAVLKPVYDDLRVMERELADSAADWTAVRPPKLLDKPLTGRYRVAVGGNPRSARVIGRADVAHAMLAMTDDPATIRQGVGVAY, encoded by the coding sequence ATGAAGCTCACAGTGTTCGGCGCGACCGGCGGCATCGGCGGGCAGATCGTCAGGCAGGCGCTGGCCGCCGGCCATCACGTGACGGCCGTGGTCCGCGATCCGGCACGTTTCACGGTGACCGGGCAGCGACTGGAGGTGGTCGGCTCCCGCCTGGACGACCCGCAGGCCCTGCGCGAAGCCGTGGCGGGGCGGGACGCGGTGCTCTCCGGTCTCGGCCCCCGCAGAAGGTCCGACGCCGGCGTCGCCGCCCGCCTGACCCGCTCGGTGCTGACCGCGATGGAGGCCGAGGGCACGCGCCGGCTGCTGGTCGTCAGCGCGGCGCCGCTCGGCACCGCGCCGGAGCGGGAGCCGCTGCGCGACCGCGCGATGTTGTCGGTCGTGGGGGCGGTGCTGAAGCCCGTCTACGACGACCTGCGGGTCATGGAGCGCGAGCTCGCGGACAGCGCGGCCGACTGGACCGCCGTGCGGCCGCCGAAGCTGCTCGACAAGCCGCTGACCGGCCGGTACCGCGTCGCGGTCGGCGGCAATCCGCGCAGCGCCAGGGTGATCGGCCGGGCGGACGTGGCGCACGCGATGCTCGCGATGACCGACGACCCCGCCACGATCCGGCAGGGCGTCGGCGTCGCGTACTAG
- a CDS encoding methylated-DNA--[protein]-cysteine S-methyltransferase, whose protein sequence is MTGAQETVVYEIVESPLGELLLVGRASGTAKGGTALASLSLPGQKGRAVVQDGWRRDPAAFEEIGRQLSSYFSGRLTRFEIEYAEGGTDFQRRVWRALEDVPYGRTTTYKEIAARVGTSAVGVRAVGTAIGRNPLLVVRPCHRVIGADGALRGYAGGLESKARLLGLEGALAP, encoded by the coding sequence ATGACCGGTGCTCAGGAGACCGTCGTCTACGAGATCGTCGAGAGCCCGCTGGGCGAGCTCCTGCTGGTCGGGCGTGCATCGGGCACGGCGAAGGGCGGCACCGCGCTGGCCTCTCTCTCGCTGCCCGGGCAGAAGGGCCGCGCGGTCGTCCAGGACGGCTGGCGCCGCGACCCGGCGGCGTTCGAGGAGATCGGGCGCCAGTTGTCGTCGTACTTCTCGGGCCGGCTGACCCGGTTCGAGATCGAGTACGCCGAGGGCGGGACCGACTTCCAGCGCCGTGTCTGGAGGGCGCTGGAGGACGTTCCCTACGGGCGGACCACCACCTACAAGGAGATCGCCGCGCGGGTCGGCACCTCCGCGGTCGGTGTGCGGGCCGTGGGGACGGCGATCGGGCGCAATCCGCTGCTCGTGGTGCGTCCGTGCCACCGGGTGATCGGCGCGGACGGCGCCCTGCGGGGGTACGCGGGCGGTCTGGAGTCGAAGGCACGGCTCCTCGGACTCGAGGGCGCGCTGGCGCCGTGA
- a CDS encoding GlsB/YeaQ/YmgE family stress response membrane protein has protein sequence MTIIGWIVLGLLAGAIAKILLPGRDPGGLVGTTLIGVAGAFIGGWISARYLDREIANQFYDGPTWIAAIGGALVLLIAYRILFGHSRSR, from the coding sequence ATGACCATCATCGGCTGGATCGTTCTCGGTCTGCTGGCCGGAGCGATAGCCAAGATCCTGCTGCCCGGACGGGACCCGGGCGGGCTGGTCGGCACCACGCTCATAGGTGTCGCAGGAGCCTTCATCGGGGGCTGGATATCCGCCCGTTACCTGGACCGTGAGATCGCCAACCAGTTCTACGACGGGCCCACCTGGATCGCGGCCATCGGCGGCGCGCTCGTCCTGCTGATCGCGTACCGGATCCTGTTCGGCCACTCGCGCTCGCGCTGA
- a CDS encoding TetR/AcrR family transcriptional regulator, which produces MVRMSAEERRESVIRAAITEFSRAGYNGTSTDAIAKRVGVSQPYLFRLFPNKQAIFLAASSRCLADTRRVFSAAAEGLEGEEALGAMAAAYQRLIADDPEKLLMQLQMYVAVAAAEAAGDHAFGEQVRADWVELWETVHLHLGADVNETTTFLAYGMLVNVLVSMGFPAEHRIWSGFYPVARPVQE; this is translated from the coding sequence ATGGTCAGGATGAGTGCAGAAGAGCGACGCGAGAGCGTGATCCGTGCCGCGATCACCGAGTTCTCCCGCGCCGGGTACAACGGCACCTCGACGGACGCCATCGCCAAGCGCGTCGGCGTCTCCCAGCCGTACCTCTTCCGCCTCTTCCCGAACAAGCAGGCCATCTTCCTTGCCGCGTCCTCCCGGTGTCTCGCGGACACCCGGCGTGTCTTCAGTGCGGCCGCCGAGGGGCTCGAGGGCGAGGAGGCCCTCGGTGCGATGGCCGCCGCGTACCAGCGCCTCATCGCGGACGACCCCGAGAAGCTGCTGATGCAGCTGCAGATGTACGTCGCGGTGGCGGCCGCGGAGGCGGCGGGCGACCACGCCTTCGGCGAGCAGGTGCGGGCCGACTGGGTGGAACTGTGGGAGACCGTCCATCTGCACCTCGGTGCCGACGTGAACGAGACCACGACCTTCCTGGCCTACGGGATGCTCGTCAACGTCCTCGTCTCGATGGGCTTCCCCGCCGAGCACCGCATCTGGTCCGGCTTCTATCCCGTCGCCCGGCCGGTCCAGGAGTGA
- a CDS encoding SDR family oxidoreductase: MRIVIAGGHGQIALRLERLLSAGGHEVAGIIRDPKQGDDLRAVGAEPVLLDLETASVEQVAAVLQGADAAVFAAGAGPGSGVERKDTVDRGAAVLFADAAERAGVRRYIVVSSMGADAEHKGDDVFDAYLRAKGAADDYVRSRPGLEWTILRPGALTNDAGNGLVRLEVSTGRGMVPRDDVAAVLAEMVETPATAGLTLELVSGSTPVTVAVKDIAGN; this comes from the coding sequence ATGCGCATTGTCATCGCAGGAGGACACGGTCAGATCGCGCTCCGTCTCGAGCGGTTGCTCTCCGCGGGCGGACACGAGGTCGCGGGCATCATCCGCGATCCCAAGCAGGGTGACGACCTGCGGGCCGTCGGCGCCGAACCGGTCCTCCTTGATCTGGAAACAGCCTCCGTGGAGCAGGTGGCGGCCGTGCTCCAGGGCGCGGACGCCGCGGTGTTCGCCGCGGGAGCGGGCCCCGGCAGCGGCGTCGAGCGGAAGGACACGGTCGATCGCGGAGCGGCGGTCCTCTTCGCCGACGCGGCCGAACGGGCAGGCGTACGGCGGTACATCGTCGTCTCCTCCATGGGCGCCGACGCCGAACACAAGGGTGACGACGTCTTCGACGCCTACCTGCGGGCGAAGGGCGCGGCGGACGACTACGTACGGTCCCGCCCCGGGCTCGAGTGGACGATCCTGCGGCCCGGCGCGCTGACCAACGACGCGGGCAACGGCCTGGTACGGCTGGAGGTCTCGACGGGACGCGGCATGGTGCCGCGGGACGATGTGGCGGCGGTGCTCGCGGAGATGGTGGAAACACCGGCCACCGCGGGACTGACGCTGGAACTGGTCAGCGGTTCGACGCCCGTCACCGTCGCGGTGAAGGACATCGCGGGGAACTGA
- a CDS encoding YajQ family cyclic di-GMP-binding protein, with translation MADSSFDIVSKVERQEVDNALNQAAKEISQRYDFKNVGASISWSGEKILMQANSEDRVNAILDVFQTKLVKRGISLKSLDAGEPQLSGKEYKIFASIEEGISQENAKKVAKIIRDEGPKGVKAQVQGDELRVSSKSRDDLQAVQALLKGQDFDFALQFVNYR, from the coding sequence ATGGCCGACTCCAGTTTCGACATCGTCTCGAAGGTCGAGCGGCAGGAGGTCGACAACGCCCTCAACCAGGCCGCCAAGGAGATCTCGCAGCGCTACGACTTCAAGAACGTCGGTGCCTCGATCTCCTGGTCCGGCGAGAAGATCCTGATGCAGGCGAATTCCGAGGACCGCGTCAACGCGATCCTGGACGTCTTCCAGACCAAGCTGGTGAAGCGCGGCATCTCGCTGAAGTCGCTGGACGCCGGCGAGCCGCAGCTCTCCGGCAAGGAGTACAAGATCTTCGCCTCGATCGAGGAGGGCATCTCGCAGGAGAACGCCAAGAAGGTGGCGAAGATCATCCGTGACGAGGGCCCGAAGGGTGTCAAGGCACAGGTCCAGGGCGACGAGCTGCGGGTCAGCTCGAAGAGCCGGGACGACCTGCAGGCCGTGCAGGCGCTGCTCAAGGGGCAGGACTTCGACTTCGCGCTGCAGTTCGTGAACTACCGCTGA
- a CDS encoding MaoC family dehydratase, with protein sequence MAAKISYADVEAGTELPAQSFPVTRATLVRYAGASGDFNPIHWNEKFATEVGLPDVIAHGMFTMAEAVRVVTDWVGDPGAVVEYGVRFTKPVVVPNDDKGALIEVSAKVAAKLDDNRVRVDLVAVSEGQKVLGMSRAVVQLA encoded by the coding sequence ATGGCAGCGAAGATCTCTTACGCGGACGTCGAGGCCGGCACCGAACTGCCGGCGCAGAGCTTTCCCGTGACGCGCGCCACGCTGGTGCGGTACGCGGGAGCGTCCGGCGACTTCAACCCGATCCACTGGAACGAGAAGTTCGCCACAGAGGTCGGGTTGCCGGACGTGATCGCGCACGGCATGTTCACCATGGCCGAGGCCGTCCGGGTCGTGACCGACTGGGTGGGCGACCCGGGCGCCGTCGTCGAGTACGGCGTGCGCTTCACCAAGCCCGTCGTCGTCCCGAACGACGACAAGGGCGCGCTGATCGAGGTCAGCGCCAAGGTCGCGGCGAAGCTGGACGACAACCGGGTCCGCGTGGACCTGGTCGCGGTCAGTGAGGGCCAGAAGGTGCTGGGCATGTCCCGCGCGGTCGTGCAGCTCGCCTGA
- the rpmG gene encoding 50S ribosomal protein L33 codes for MAATDVRPKITLACVECKERNYITKKNRRNNPDRLEMKKHCPRCNSHTAHRETR; via the coding sequence GTGGCTGCCACCGACGTCCGCCCGAAGATCACGCTGGCCTGCGTGGAGTGCAAGGAGCGGAACTACATCACCAAGAAGAACCGGCGTAACAACCCGGACCGTCTTGAGATGAAGAAGCACTGCCCGCGCTGCAACTCGCACACGGCGCACCGCGAAACGCGCTGA
- a CDS encoding amidohydrolase family protein, whose amino-acid sequence MPDSQPLPPGGATEDTAALLLCGARLTDGRTVDVRLSGGRIEAVGTAGSLPPHSARVDLTGFLLLPAPAEPHLHGDTALSAETPGPVSYDTQDVQRRATEAALLQVGHGATALRSHVRIGDVQGLGPLEAVLQAGRSLRGLADLTAVAVPRLLTGVAGADGLALLRDALKMGAGVVGGCPDADPDPTGYVEAVLEIAAEHGCPVDLHTHGDDPARLARLAAMAGGLRPGVTVGPCAGLARLPRDIACRTADHLAAAGVTVVSLPQGGCSGVEQRGNAPVRLLRAAGVRVAAGSGALRDVCNPVGRGDPLEAAYLLSSQAGMHPSDAYGCVAGTAREVMGLPPVRVEAGFPAELLAVRGERISGVLSLAYSRIVIHRGRVVARTSAVREYCDSAAAVALELPRQGRPDAGP is encoded by the coding sequence ATGCCCGACAGCCAGCCGCTACCGCCAGGCGGCGCCACCGAGGACACCGCCGCGCTGCTGCTCTGCGGCGCGAGGCTCACGGACGGTCGCACGGTCGACGTACGGCTCAGCGGCGGCCGCATCGAGGCCGTCGGCACCGCGGGAAGCCTCCCGCCGCACTCCGCCCGGGTGGACCTGACCGGCTTCCTGCTGCTGCCCGCGCCCGCCGAGCCGCACCTCCACGGCGACACGGCACTCAGCGCGGAGACGCCCGGCCCTGTCTCGTACGACACCCAGGACGTCCAGCGGCGCGCCACAGAGGCCGCGCTGCTCCAGGTCGGCCACGGGGCGACGGCGCTGCGCTCGCACGTACGGATCGGGGACGTCCAGGGCCTCGGCCCGCTGGAGGCGGTTCTCCAGGCCGGACGCTCCCTGCGGGGTCTCGCCGATCTGACGGCCGTCGCGGTGCCCAGGCTCCTGACGGGCGTCGCGGGCGCCGACGGCCTCGCCCTCCTGCGGGACGCGCTGAAGATGGGTGCCGGCGTGGTGGGCGGCTGCCCCGACGCGGACCCCGATCCCACCGGATACGTGGAGGCGGTCCTGGAGATCGCCGCCGAGCACGGCTGCCCCGTCGACCTGCACACCCACGGCGACGACCCGGCACGGCTGGCTCGCCTCGCGGCCATGGCCGGCGGACTGCGGCCCGGCGTCACCGTCGGGCCGTGCGCCGGCCTTGCCCGGCTCCCCAGGGACATCGCCTGCCGGACCGCGGACCATCTGGCGGCGGCGGGCGTCACCGTCGTCTCCCTGCCGCAGGGCGGCTGCTCCGGCGTCGAACAGCGCGGCAACGCACCGGTCCGGCTGCTGCGGGCGGCCGGCGTGCGGGTCGCCGCGGGGAGCGGGGCGCTGCGGGACGTGTGCAACCCGGTGGGCCGCGGCGATCCGCTGGAGGCCGCGTATCTCCTGTCGTCCCAGGCGGGTATGCACCCCTCGGACGCGTACGGCTGCGTCGCCGGCACGGCCCGCGAAGTGATGGGGCTGCCCCCGGTACGGGTCGAGGCCGGCTTCCCGGCGGAACTGCTCGCGGTCCGCGGAGAGCGGATCTCAGGTGTGCTGTCCCTCGCGTACAGCCGGATCGTCATCCACCGCGGGCGAGTGGTCGCCCGCACGAGCGCGGTGCGCGAGTACTGCGACTCCGCGGCAGCCGTGGCCCTCGAACTGCCGCGTCAGGGGCGGCCGGATGCGGGGCCCTGA
- a CDS encoding DNA sulfur modification protein DndB: MFFAQLGLTQHDSLTAAQAAASEAATASGGRVFTCVVFQQGGRLMLTTAFSYAFLVKHVVSDAAVKGGNPRMATNRPIDANHVRSITKYLTENEKDYILPPVTLNVRAVPAIHIPRGNFAMTAGFVVIGDETKFSVTDGQHRLAAIAKRSDSLVDTDSTFPSDSISVVIVVEPDVARIHQDFADAAQTKQIPASLLAAYNTREPLNRVLTKIVDGSALFAGRIDETSKSLSKLSSAIFLLNQVRGLVKELLFQDYALSEASIPARSFQAIGTTEKQDAFVSRTLAMLDILTQHMDPWRAVAELPTSGGPANQVVDFRKHYINMTATGLVIIGHVAFEIEKNLDPEWRKARYVDLATKIDWRRNAPIWEGNIITGDKITTTRAPGRIAARKVMEAIGVPVLPKNPMIPQPTQEIISPEGVY; the protein is encoded by the coding sequence GTGTTCTTTGCACAGCTCGGACTGACACAGCACGACTCGCTGACGGCTGCTCAGGCAGCTGCAAGCGAGGCCGCTACGGCGTCGGGGGGGCGCGTTTTCACCTGTGTCGTCTTCCAGCAGGGTGGGCGCCTCATGCTGACGACAGCCTTCTCGTACGCCTTCCTCGTCAAGCACGTGGTTTCCGACGCGGCGGTAAAGGGTGGCAATCCGCGCATGGCTACCAACCGTCCTATCGACGCCAACCACGTCAGGTCCATCACGAAGTACCTGACCGAGAACGAGAAGGACTACATCCTCCCGCCGGTCACTCTGAACGTCCGCGCCGTCCCCGCCATCCACATCCCACGAGGAAACTTCGCCATGACGGCTGGCTTTGTCGTCATCGGTGACGAGACCAAGTTCTCCGTCACCGATGGGCAGCACAGGCTCGCCGCGATCGCCAAGCGCAGCGACAGCCTCGTCGACACGGACTCCACGTTCCCGAGCGACAGCATCTCCGTCGTCATTGTCGTAGAGCCGGACGTTGCCCGCATCCACCAGGACTTTGCCGACGCAGCGCAGACCAAGCAGATCCCGGCCAGCCTTCTGGCCGCCTATAACACGCGGGAGCCCCTGAACCGCGTTCTCACGAAGATCGTGGATGGGTCGGCTCTGTTCGCGGGACGCATCGACGAGACCTCCAAAAGCCTGTCGAAGCTCTCATCGGCCATCTTCCTGCTGAACCAGGTGCGGGGGCTGGTCAAGGAGCTCTTGTTCCAGGACTACGCGCTCAGTGAGGCGAGCATCCCGGCTCGTAGCTTCCAGGCCATCGGCACCACCGAGAAGCAGGACGCTTTCGTCAGCAGGACCCTGGCCATGCTCGACATCCTCACGCAGCACATGGATCCCTGGCGCGCCGTGGCCGAACTGCCGACAAGCGGAGGGCCGGCCAACCAGGTGGTGGACTTCCGCAAGCACTACATCAATATGACCGCGACCGGTCTGGTCATCATCGGTCACGTGGCCTTCGAGATTGAGAAGAACCTGGACCCCGAATGGCGCAAGGCTCGATACGTCGACCTCGCCACCAAGATTGATTGGCGCCGGAACGCGCCGATCTGGGAGGGGAACATCATCACCGGAGACAAGATCACCACTACCAGGGCTCCGGGACGGATCGCAGCCCGGAAGGTCATGGAGGCGATTGGTGTCCCCGTCCTCCCCAAGAACCCGATGATCCCGCAGCCCACGCAGGAGATCATTTCGCCGGAGGGCGTCTACTGA
- a CDS encoding GyrI-like domain-containing protein: MSNHTQEVRPAIVERGEQLYAYVRGSVRMDAFAQIADRLPELVNWLAGNGAEFAGAPFFRYNTIDMEGESVVEAGVPVGSAPEPEGDIGVAVLPPGRYATVTHIGHPDQLVGVVTAMREWASREGLEWDMTVVDGVEHWACRTETYKTDPRVEPDMSRWEIELAFRLAD; this comes from the coding sequence ATGAGCAATCACACACAGGAAGTCCGGCCGGCGATCGTGGAGCGCGGCGAGCAGCTCTACGCCTACGTCCGCGGCTCCGTACGTATGGACGCGTTCGCCCAGATCGCCGACCGGCTGCCGGAGCTCGTCAACTGGCTTGCCGGCAACGGCGCGGAGTTCGCGGGTGCGCCGTTCTTCCGTTACAACACCATCGACATGGAGGGCGAGTCGGTCGTCGAGGCGGGCGTGCCCGTCGGCTCCGCGCCTGAGCCCGAGGGAGACATCGGCGTGGCCGTACTTCCCCCCGGCCGCTACGCGACGGTGACCCACATCGGCCACCCGGACCAGCTGGTGGGTGTGGTCACGGCGATGCGGGAATGGGCGAGCCGGGAAGGCCTCGAGTGGGACATGACGGTGGTCGACGGGGTCGAGCACTGGGCGTGCCGGACGGAGACGTACAAGACGGATCCCCGGGTGGAGCCGGACATGTCCAGGTGGGAGATCGAGCTGGCGTTCCGCCTGGCCGACTGA
- a CDS encoding MaoC family dehydratase N-terminal domain-containing protein, which yields MALDQSFVGRTYPPTAPYEVGREKIREFAAAVGDENPAYTDREAARALGHSDVIAPPTFAFTITFKAAEQVTQDPQLGLDYSRVVHREQRFAYVRPLRAGDRLSVTSTIEAIKSLAGNDILDVRGDVHDESGELVVTAWTKLVARAAEEA from the coding sequence ATGGCGCTCGACCAGTCGTTCGTGGGGCGGACGTATCCGCCCACCGCGCCGTACGAGGTGGGCCGGGAGAAGATCCGGGAGTTCGCCGCCGCGGTGGGGGACGAGAATCCCGCCTACACCGACCGTGAGGCCGCCCGCGCGCTCGGCCACTCCGATGTGATCGCTCCGCCGACGTTCGCTTTCACGATCACCTTCAAGGCCGCAGAGCAGGTCACCCAGGACCCGCAGTTGGGGCTGGACTACAGCCGCGTGGTGCACCGCGAGCAGCGGTTCGCGTACGTACGGCCGCTGCGCGCGGGCGACAGGCTCTCGGTCACCTCGACGATCGAGGCCATCAAGTCCCTCGCCGGCAACGACATCCTGGACGTGCGCGGTGACGTGCACGACGAGAGCGGCGAACTGGTCGTGACCGCATGGACGAAGCTGGTGGCCCGCGCCGCCGAGGAGGCGTGA
- a CDS encoding MFS transporter, which translates to MNQNQQPARRSGAIWALVITSVAGFMAALDNLVVTTALPSIREDLGGGLEDLEWTVSAYTLTFAVLLMFGAALGDRFGRRRLFITGLTIFTGASAAAALASGIDALIAARAVQGVGAAIMMPLTLTLLTAAVPAARRGAMLGLFSAVTGVAVATGPLIGGSLTEHISWQWIFWLNVPIGLLLLPLARLRLQESHAPDARLDVPGTLLVSGGLFGIVYALVNGNADGWTSPRILFCLIAGAVLLVAFARYSSVAKKPMLPMRLFRSRAFFGINVASLLMFLGMFGSIFLLSQFLQGVAGYSPTEAGLRMLPWTGMSLLVAPVAGLLSDRIGGRPVVTAGLALQALGLALFAMVLEPGVSYTAQLPALVISGIGMALYFAPAASVVMSSVRPSEQGIASGANNALREVGGALGIAVLGAVFAAQGGYESPQAFSDGTVPAVWIGAGALAAAALVALLIPGGRTRPDGTLSGSPAAAAESDRTPVAV; encoded by the coding sequence GTGAACCAGAACCAGCAGCCCGCGCGGCGCTCCGGCGCCATCTGGGCACTCGTCATCACCAGCGTCGCCGGTTTCATGGCGGCCCTCGACAACCTCGTAGTCACCACCGCCCTTCCCTCCATCCGGGAGGACCTGGGCGGCGGTCTGGAAGACCTTGAGTGGACGGTGAGCGCCTACACGCTCACCTTCGCGGTCCTGCTGATGTTCGGTGCGGCTCTGGGGGACCGCTTCGGCCGCCGCCGGCTGTTCATCACCGGCCTGACGATCTTCACCGGTGCGTCCGCCGCGGCCGCGCTCGCGTCCGGCATCGACGCGCTCATCGCCGCCCGGGCCGTCCAGGGCGTCGGCGCGGCGATCATGATGCCGCTCACGCTGACCCTGCTCACCGCGGCCGTCCCGGCCGCCCGCCGCGGCGCGATGCTGGGCCTCTTCAGCGCCGTGACCGGCGTGGCCGTCGCCACCGGCCCACTGATCGGCGGCTCTCTGACCGAACACATCTCGTGGCAGTGGATCTTCTGGCTGAACGTCCCGATCGGACTGCTCCTCCTGCCCCTCGCCCGCCTGCGCCTGCAGGAGTCCCACGCCCCGGACGCCCGGCTCGACGTCCCCGGCACCCTGCTGGTCAGCGGAGGCCTCTTCGGCATCGTCTACGCGCTGGTCAACGGCAACGCCGACGGCTGGACCAGCCCTCGGATCCTGTTCTGCCTGATCGCGGGCGCCGTGCTCCTGGTCGCCTTCGCCCGGTACAGCTCCGTCGCGAAGAAGCCCATGCTGCCCATGCGTCTCTTCCGCAGCCGCGCCTTCTTCGGGATCAACGTCGCGAGCCTGCTGATGTTCCTCGGCATGTTCGGCTCGATCTTCCTGCTCAGCCAGTTCCTGCAGGGTGTGGCCGGCTACTCGCCCACCGAGGCCGGGCTGAGGATGCTGCCCTGGACCGGCATGTCGTTGCTCGTCGCACCCGTCGCGGGTCTGCTGTCCGACCGGATCGGCGGACGCCCGGTCGTCACCGCCGGCCTGGCGCTCCAGGCACTCGGTCTCGCGCTCTTCGCGATGGTGCTCGAGCCCGGCGTCTCGTACACGGCCCAGCTGCCCGCACTCGTCATCAGCGGTATCGGCATGGCTCTCTACTTCGCGCCCGCCGCCAGCGTGGTCATGTCCAGCGTCCGCCCCTCGGAGCAGGGCATCGCCTCAGGGGCGAACAACGCCCTCCGCGAGGTCGGCGGAGCGCTCGGGATCGCCGTGCTCGGCGCGGTCTTCGCCGCTCAGGGCGGCTACGAGTCGCCGCAGGCCTTCTCGGACGGCACGGTCCCCGCGGTGTGGATCGGCGCCGGGGCCCTGGCCGCCGCCGCCCTGGTGGCCCTGCTGATACCCGGCGGGCGGACGAGGCCGGACGGCACCCTGTCCGGATCCCCGGCCGCGGCCGCGGAGAGCGACCGCACACCCGTCGCGGTCTGA
- a CDS encoding UDP-N-acetylmuramate dehydrogenase, with translation MQELHDAPLAPLTTFRLGGPATRLVAATTDDEVVATVREADASGTPLLIIGGGSNLVIGDKGFDGTALRIATSGFALDGTRLELAAGETWTDAVARTVEAGLGGIECLAGIPGSAGATPIQNVGAYGQEVSTTITEVVAYDRRSGETVVLPNAACGFSYRNSRFKQEPDRYVVLRVRFELEDADGLSAPVKYAETARALGIEVGDRVPAAAARETVLALRAGKGMVLDADDHDTWSAGSFFTNPILTAAEYETFLARVRDRLGDGVAPPAYPAGDGHTKTSAAWLIDKAGFTKGYGSGPARISTKHTLALTNRGQATTEDLLALAREVVDGVRDAFGVTLVNEPVTVGVSL, from the coding sequence GTGCAGGAACTTCACGATGCCCCCCTCGCCCCCCTGACCACCTTCCGGCTCGGCGGCCCCGCGACCCGTCTCGTGGCCGCCACCACCGACGACGAGGTGGTCGCCACCGTGCGCGAGGCGGACGCGTCCGGCACGCCGCTGCTGATCATCGGCGGTGGCAGCAACCTGGTCATCGGCGACAAGGGCTTCGACGGCACCGCACTGCGCATCGCGACCAGCGGCTTCGCCCTCGACGGGACACGCCTGGAGCTGGCCGCGGGGGAGACCTGGACCGACGCCGTCGCCCGCACCGTCGAGGCCGGGCTCGGCGGCATCGAGTGCCTGGCCGGCATCCCCGGCTCCGCGGGCGCCACCCCGATCCAGAACGTCGGCGCCTACGGTCAGGAGGTCTCCACGACGATCACGGAGGTCGTCGCGTACGACCGTCGCAGCGGCGAGACCGTGGTCCTCCCGAACGCCGCCTGCGGTTTCTCCTACCGCAACAGCCGCTTCAAGCAGGAACCCGACCGCTATGTCGTGCTGCGCGTCCGCTTCGAGCTCGAGGACGCCGACGGCCTTTCCGCGCCCGTGAAGTACGCGGAGACCGCCCGTGCCCTCGGCATCGAGGTGGGCGACCGGGTCCCGGCCGCCGCCGCCCGCGAGACCGTGCTCGCCCTGCGCGCGGGCAAGGGCATGGTCCTCGACGCCGACGACCACGACACCTGGTCCGCCGGCTCCTTCTTCACCAACCCGATTCTCACCGCCGCCGAGTACGAGACCTTCCTGGCCCGCGTGCGCGACCGGCTCGGCGACGGCGTCGCCCCGCCCGCCTACCCCGCGGGTGACGGGCACACCAAGACCTCGGCCGCCTGGCTGATCGACAAGGCCGGCTTCACCAAGGGCTACGGCTCCGGGCCCGCCCGCATCTCCACCAAGCACACGCTGGCCCTCACCAACCGCGGCCAGGCCACGACGGAGGACCTGCTGGCCCTGGCCCGCGAGGTGGTGGACGGCGTGCGCGACGCGTTCGGTGTGACGCTGGTCAACGAGCCGGTGACGGTCGGCGTCAGCCTCTGA